In bacterium 336/3, the following proteins share a genomic window:
- a CDS encoding transcriptional regulator, with product MTHTTTIQTFHIIGIAVRTTNENGQMGQDLANLWAKFMTEGILEKIPNKIDNAIYSIYTDYEKDHTKPYTAILGCRVESLENIPDGMVGKTIESTHYKQYTAKGSMQEGIVFEAWNRIWSDDIERAYTADFEVYGEKAQNPADAEVDIFVAIR from the coding sequence ATGACACACACAACCACCATCCAAACATTCCACATCATTGGCATTGCTGTCAGAACCACCAACGAAAACGGTCAGATGGGGCAAGACCTTGCGAATCTTTGGGCTAAATTTATGACAGAAGGGATATTGGAAAAAATTCCCAATAAAATAGATAATGCCATTTATAGCATCTATACAGACTACGAAAAAGACCATACAAAGCCCTACACAGCTATTTTGGGCTGTAGAGTAGAAAGCCTTGAAAACATTCCTGATGGAATGGTAGGAAAAACCATCGAATCGACTCATTATAAGCAATATACAGCCAAAGGAAGTATGCAAGAGGGCATAGTATTTGAGGCATGGAATCGTATTTGGTCTGATGATATAGAAAGAGCTTACACTGCTGACTTTGAGGTATATGGTGAAAAAGCCCAAAATCCTGCTGATGCAGAAGTAGATATTTTTGTGGCAATTAGATAA
- a CDS encoding 2-dehydro-3-deoxyphosphooctonate aldolase, giving the protein MKKKIVQVGNITCGTDNLFLISGPCVIEDESIMFKTAETLKKVSEKLNIPVIFKSSYQKDNRSSLKYYTGPGLEKGLELLAKIKKEFGFPLLSDVHYPEQVPAAAEILDVLQIPAYLCMQTDLIVSIAKTGKVINIKHGQFLAPENMDKPTQKAVESGNDQIILTERGYTFGYNDLIVDPRSFYHLNKIGYPVVFDITHSIRKYGIPSADPNGGAREFLPTISKAGVAAGVDGIFIETHPEPAKALCDAASQLSVYDLEEFLKPLIEIHNIEVKYR; this is encoded by the coding sequence ATGAAAAAAAAGATAGTTCAGGTTGGAAATATTACCTGCGGAACTGATAATTTGTTTTTAATTTCTGGACCTTGTGTGATAGAAGATGAGAGCATCATGTTCAAAACTGCCGAAACTTTAAAGAAGGTTTCTGAAAAACTAAACATTCCCGTAATATTCAAGTCATCTTACCAAAAAGATAACAGAAGCTCTTTGAAATATTATACTGGTCCTGGACTCGAAAAAGGTTTAGAACTTTTAGCAAAGATAAAGAAAGAATTTGGATTTCCCTTACTTTCTGATGTACATTATCCTGAACAAGTTCCTGCTGCTGCCGAAATTTTGGATGTTCTTCAAATTCCTGCCTACTTGTGTATGCAAACTGATTTGATTGTTTCTATTGCCAAAACGGGCAAGGTTATCAATATTAAGCATGGACAATTTTTAGCTCCTGAAAACATGGATAAACCTACCCAAAAAGCCGTAGAAAGTGGAAATGACCAAATTATTCTAACAGAGAGAGGTTATACTTTTGGTTACAACGACTTAATTGTCGATCCAAGAAGTTTCTACCATCTCAATAAAATTGGTTATCCTGTAGTGTTTGATATTACCCATTCTATTCGTAAGTATGGTATTCCAAGTGCAGACCCTAATGGTGGAGCCAGAGAGTTTTTGCCTACTATTTCAAAAGCTGGTGTAGCTGCTGGTGTAGATGGTATATTCATAGAAACGCATCCTGAACCTGCTAAAGCACTATGTGACGCAGCAAGTCAGTTATCTGTTTATGATTTGGAAGAGTTTTTAAAGCCTTTGATTGAAATACACAACATAGAAGTGAAGTATAGATAA
- a CDS encoding MBL fold metallo-hydrolase: protein MKLTFWGAARQVTGSMYLLELEDDYRILIDCGFDMEKGRKKVEEDEETEYSGNIFPFEASMINVVILTHAHIDHSGNLPNLIREGFEGQIICTSATQTLTRLLLQDSAQLHQRRLKKMQGKQKKTKNKYTTDTSEWYLPKHVDDTEEYFFPLQFNRRFQIVKGVWVTLIPTGHLLGAANAFLEIEENGTIKKTLFSGDIGRKNYPLLQDPQTPPQADYVLCETTYGNRLHKSQGSAEDEIFEIINEACVQIPGRLIIPAFSVGRTQALLFTLHKLSIENRLPPIKIFSDSPLAHHSTRAYETYSGLLNEEAQQFYAEHKNLFDFENLIYVEDLKTSKLISNHSEPCIIISSSGMIQGGRIEHHVKANIQNPYATILMIGFAAEGTLGHQLLYGDKTLDIGDKKFAVLANIRSIDIFSGHGDQNDLLEFMKAQNPETLKQTFLIHGEESSMQDFKKLLESHQYKNVTIPAKGDFFEL from the coding sequence ATGAAATTAACTTTTTGGGGAGCTGCTCGCCAAGTTACGGGTAGCATGTATTTGTTAGAATTGGAGGATGACTATCGTATTTTGATAGATTGTGGCTTTGATATGGAAAAAGGAAGAAAAAAAGTGGAGGAGGATGAAGAAACAGAATATTCAGGCAATATTTTTCCTTTTGAGGCATCCATGATAAATGTAGTAATACTCACACATGCTCATATAGACCATTCTGGAAACTTACCAAACTTGATTCGTGAAGGCTTTGAAGGGCAAATTATTTGTACTTCTGCAACACAAACTCTTACAAGACTTCTTTTGCAAGACTCAGCACAATTGCATCAAAGAAGACTAAAAAAAATGCAAGGGAAACAGAAAAAAACTAAAAATAAATATACTACAGATACATCTGAGTGGTATTTACCTAAGCATGTAGATGATACAGAAGAGTATTTCTTTCCGTTACAATTTAACAGAAGATTTCAAATTGTAAAAGGTGTTTGGGTTACACTCATTCCCACAGGACATTTATTGGGTGCTGCAAATGCATTTTTAGAAATAGAGGAGAATGGTACAATCAAAAAAACGCTTTTTTCAGGAGATATAGGTCGAAAAAACTATCCATTACTTCAAGACCCACAAACACCCCCACAAGCAGACTATGTACTTTGTGAAACTACTTATGGGAATCGTTTACACAAATCGCAGGGCTCTGCTGAAGACGAAATTTTTGAAATTATTAATGAAGCATGTGTACAAATACCAGGTAGACTGATTATTCCTGCTTTCAGTGTAGGCAGAACACAAGCACTTTTGTTTACATTACATAAATTAAGTATTGAAAACAGATTACCTCCTATCAAAATATTTTCGGATAGTCCTTTGGCTCACCATAGTACAAGAGCTTATGAGACTTATTCAGGGCTTTTGAATGAAGAAGCTCAACAATTCTATGCAGAACATAAAAACCTATTTGATTTTGAGAATCTGATTTATGTAGAAGATTTAAAAACAAGTAAACTCATTTCGAATCATTCGGAGCCTTGTATTATTATTTCTTCTTCTGGAATGATTCAAGGTGGCAGAATAGAACACCACGTAAAAGCTAATATTCAAAATCCTTATGCAACTATCTTAATGATAGGTTTTGCTGCTGAAGGTACATTGGGGCATCAATTGTTATATGGTGATAAAACACTTGATATAGGTGATAAAAAGTTTGCCGTTTTAGCCAATATTCGTTCTATTGATATTTTTAGTGGGCATGGAGACCAAAATGATTTGCTGGAATTTATGAAAGCTCAAAATCCTGAGACTCTGAAGCAAACCTTCTTAATTCATGGAGAAGAAAGTTCTATGCAAGATTTTAAAAAGCTTTTAGAAAGTCATCAGTACAAAAATGTAACAATTCCTGCCAAAGGAGATTTTTTTGAACTTTGA
- a CDS encoding DNA-binding transcriptional regulator, translating to MQENTTKRLSRLTAILTQLQAKRLVTAKMLADKFGVNIRTIYRDMRALEDAGVPIVVEEGKGYKLMEDYRVPPVMFTESEAYALITAEQLILKNKDISFAKEYSEAITKIKSVLRNSTKEKADLLSDRILFRQNINNDKTSGYLSVLQGAITNFNILKLTYTSESNETTQRDIEPFAMYNTQENWLLIAFCRLRKDFRAFRLDRIQQLEVLTDKFESHNMTLPEYFEMCKQKTNP from the coding sequence ATGCAAGAAAACACCACCAAACGCTTATCTCGACTTACGGCTATACTTACTCAATTACAAGCCAAAAGACTCGTAACAGCTAAAATGCTTGCAGATAAGTTTGGTGTCAATATCCGAACCATTTACCGAGATATGAGGGCATTGGAAGATGCTGGCGTTCCCATTGTCGTAGAGGAAGGCAAGGGCTACAAACTCATGGAAGATTACAGAGTTCCGCCTGTGATGTTTACAGAAAGTGAGGCTTATGCTCTCATCACTGCTGAGCAACTCATCCTTAAAAACAAAGATATATCGTTTGCCAAAGAGTATTCGGAGGCGATTACAAAAATAAAATCGGTACTCCGAAACAGCACCAAAGAAAAAGCAGATTTACTCTCCGACCGTATTTTGTTCAGGCAGAACATCAACAACGATAAAACAAGTGGGTATCTGTCTGTTTTACAAGGAGCTATCACCAATTTTAATATCCTAAAACTCACTTATACTTCTGAAAGTAATGAAACCACTCAAAGAGATATTGAGCCTTTTGCCATGTACAACACCCAAGAAAACTGGCTTCTCATTGCATTTTGCCGTTTGAGAAAAGATTTTAGGGCTTTCAGGTTGGATAGAATTCAGCAATTGGAGGTACTGACAGATAAATTTGAGTCACACAACATGACACTCCCAGAATATTTTGAAATGTGTAAACAAAAAACAAACCCCTGA
- a CDS encoding alpha/beta hydrolase, whose product MQLYHQKVGSQGQEIVIIHGLFGSSDNWLTVGRVLAEKNQVYLIDQRNHGKSPHSNEWDYQVMAEDLDEFIKSQNIQNPIILGHSMGGKTAMQYACSFFPSSIKKLIVADIAPKEYPLHHQKILTGLKAIDLNTLTSRKQAEDILGEYVKELDTKAFLLKNLYRDEHQKWAWRINLSVIDAQIENVGEGLLTNLSFDEPTLFVRGAKSDYILDEDFELIQHYFQNVQIETIEGAGHWLHAEKPQEFLEIIQKFIEP is encoded by the coding sequence ATGCAATTATATCATCAAAAAGTAGGCTCACAAGGGCAAGAGATTGTCATTATACATGGATTGTTTGGTTCTTCGGACAATTGGCTCACAGTTGGAAGAGTTTTAGCAGAAAAAAACCAAGTATATCTGATAGACCAACGCAATCATGGGAAATCGCCACATAGCAATGAGTGGGATTATCAGGTAATGGCAGAAGATTTAGATGAATTTATCAAATCTCAAAATATTCAGAATCCAATTATTTTAGGACACTCTATGGGCGGAAAAACAGCTATGCAATACGCTTGTTCTTTTTTTCCTTCTTCAATTAAAAAACTGATTGTAGCAGATATTGCTCCCAAAGAATATCCACTACATCATCAGAAAATATTGACAGGCTTAAAAGCAATTGACCTTAATACACTTACTTCTCGTAAACAAGCGGAAGATATTTTAGGTGAATATGTAAAAGAATTGGATACAAAGGCTTTCCTTTTGAAGAACTTGTATAGAGATGAACATCAAAAATGGGCTTGGCGTATCAATTTATCTGTTATAGATGCTCAAATAGAAAATGTAGGAGAAGGTTTACTTACCAATTTATCATTTGATGAACCCACTCTTTTTGTAAGGGGAGCAAAATCAGATTATATTTTAGATGAAGATTTTGAGTTAATTCAACATTATTTCCAAAATGTACAAATAGAAACCATTGAAGGGGCTGGACATTGGCTACATGCAGAGAAACCCCAAGAGTTTTTAGAAATTATACAAAAATTTATAGAGCCATAA
- a CDS encoding RNA polymerase subunit sigma, with product MEDKEFLEKFSQPDTKNYAFNQMVRKYQQKVYWHVRKMVIDHDDANDLTQETFVKVWQNLDKFKGDSQLFTWIYRIATNECLTFLKRKKTKFFLPIGDVSKELLRKLETSDYISGDEIAIKLQKALLKLPEKQRLVFNMKYYDDMKYEEISEVLGTSVGALKASYHHAVKKIEEYMQQD from the coding sequence ATGGAAGATAAAGAATTTTTAGAAAAGTTTAGTCAGCCTGATACTAAAAACTATGCATTTAATCAAATGGTACGAAAGTATCAACAAAAAGTCTATTGGCATGTACGTAAAATGGTTATTGATCATGATGATGCCAATGACCTTACACAAGAAACTTTTGTAAAAGTTTGGCAAAACTTAGATAAATTTAAAGGTGATTCTCAGTTGTTTACATGGATTTATAGAATTGCCACCAACGAATGTCTTACATTTTTGAAAAGAAAGAAAACAAAGTTTTTTTTACCTATCGGAGATGTAAGTAAAGAGCTTTTAAGAAAATTAGAAACTAGTGATTATATATCAGGGGATGAGATTGCTATAAAATTACAAAAAGCATTATTAAAACTCCCTGAAAAACAACGTTTGGTTTTTAATATGAAATATTATGATGATATGAAGTATGAAGAAATCTCGGAAGTTTTAGGGACAAGTGTAGGTGCTTTAAAAGCTTCTTATCACCATGCAGTCAAAAAAATAGAAGAATATATGCAACAAGATTAA
- the aroE gene encoding shikimate dehydrogenase (AroE; catalyzes the conversion of shikimate to 3-dehydroshikimate) yields the protein MNKLGLIGYPISHSFSKKYFQSKFEKENITNYEYELYPLEKIEEFPLLLQKNPELIGLNVTIPHKQNIISYLDEVDDFAQKIGAVNTIKIQNGKTKGYNTDYVGFMESLKNWTGEYNSLEALVLGTGGASKAVQVALQTLQIPFQLVSRNGDEQNILSYEALNEEIIQKYHLIINTTPIGMYPHVDDFPKIPYDYLNQEHFLYDLVYNPEETMFLKKGSTQKSKTKNGLEMLYLQAEAAWNIWNK from the coding sequence ATGAACAAACTCGGACTCATTGGTTATCCTATATCTCACTCATTTTCAAAAAAATACTTTCAATCAAAATTTGAAAAAGAAAATATTACAAACTACGAGTATGAACTTTATCCACTCGAAAAAATAGAAGAATTTCCATTACTTCTCCAAAAAAATCCTGAATTGATAGGACTCAATGTTACCATTCCTCACAAACAAAATATAATTTCTTATTTAGATGAAGTGGATGATTTTGCTCAAAAGATAGGAGCAGTTAATACAATCAAAATTCAAAATGGCAAAACCAAAGGTTATAACACTGATTATGTTGGCTTTATGGAATCGTTAAAAAATTGGACAGGAGAATATAATTCTTTAGAAGCATTGGTTTTGGGTACAGGAGGAGCAAGCAAGGCTGTTCAGGTGGCTCTCCAAACTCTCCAAATTCCTTTTCAACTGGTTTCGAGAAATGGAGATGAGCAAAATATTTTGAGTTATGAAGCTCTGAATGAGGAAATAATACAAAAATACCATCTCATCATCAACACCACGCCTATAGGTATGTACCCTCATGTAGATGATTTTCCAAAAATTCCATACGATTATCTCAATCAGGAACATTTTTTGTATGATTTAGTGTATAATCCTGAAGAAACCATGTTCTTAAAAAAAGGTTCAACACAAAAATCGAAAACCAAAAACGGCTTGGAAATGTTGTATCTGCAAGCAGAAGCAGCTTGGAATATTTGGAACAAATAA